The Candidatus Rokuibacteriota bacterium genome segment CCATCTCGGGAATGGCGATCATGCCGATGGTGGCGGCCGTCGCCACGCTGGAGCCCGACACCGCCGCGAAAATCGCGCACGAGAAGATGCTTGCCACCGCGAGCCCGCCGGGCAGGAAACCGACCCAGCGCGCGACGGCCGTGAAGAGCCCCTTGCCGATGCCGGAGTGCAGCAGGATGCCGCTCATGAAAACAAAGAGCGGCAGCGCGATGAAGGAAAAGCTCGTCGCGTTGGACCAGGCGATGGAGCCGACCACGCCGAGCCCCACCGTCCAACCCTTGAGGTAGAGCAGCCCCAGCACGCCCACGACGCCCATCGAGATGGAGATCTCGAGCCCCATCGCGAAGAGGAGGAACATCAGCGCGATGAGGAGGGTGCCGAAACCGGCTTCGCTCACCCGACCTCCGGCGAGGGCGGCACTTCATCTCGCCCGGCCCGCGGCCCGAGCACGGCGATGAGCTGTCGGCGGAGCGTCCCCGCCATGCACAGCGCCATGAGCAGGAGGCCGGCGGGGATCAGAAGCATGAAGACCCAGAGCGGGTAGAGCATGACCGCCGAGACGCGGCCGTAGCGGTACGCCGTCAGCGCCGACTGTGCGGTGACCCAGATCACGACGGCGAGGAAGACGATGCCGATCGCGAGGTTGAGCGCGCGCAGCCACGCGCGCACGACGGGGCGCAGGTGCGAGGTGATGAGGTCAACCCGGACGTGGCCGCCCACGCGGAAGGTCTGCGCGGCCGCGCCGAAGATCACGAGGATCAGGAGGAAGGGCGCCACTTCGTCCACGATGAGCTGGGGGCGGTTGAAAAAGTAGCGCATGAGGACGTCGAAGGAGATCAGCACTGCCAGGGCCAGCGTAGCGAGCCCTGAGAGCAGTGCCGCCGCCTTCGACGCCCTCCCGATCACGCCGGGGTGCTTATCGGCCAAGCGCCTTCAACGCGAGGTCCATCCCCCGCTTGCCGTCCGCGCCCGTGCGCTGGAGCCAGGTGTCCCAGGCGGCCTTGGCGGCCTTCCGCGCCTTCTCGAGCTCTTCCTTGGGCGGATCGACCACCGTCATGCCCAGCTCGGGCAGGCGCTTGCGCGTCCGCTCGTCGAAGGCCATGGCGTCCTGCCACTCCTTCTCCTCGAGGTTCGTTTCCTTGATGGAGTCGAGCACGATCTGCTGGAGGTCCTTGGGGAGAGCGTCCCAGGCCTTCTGGTTGGCCACCAGCCACTCCTGGGCGGCGCCGGCGAGGAACCAGTAGTCGAGATACTTCGCCACTTCGAAGAACTTCATGGGCTCGGCGTTGGTGGCGGAGGTCATGGCGCCGTCCACCGTCTTCTTCTCGAGGGCGGAGTAGACCTCGCCGAAGGCGATGTTGACGGGCGAGCCTCCGAGGATGCGCGTGATGTTGGCCGAATCGGCGCCGTACACGCGGATCTTCTTGCCCTGCCAGTCGGCCACGGTGCGGATGGGCACGGTGGAGAAGATTTGCTGCGACGGCCACGTGCTGATGACGAGGAGCTTGAGGCCCTTCTTCGCCAGCATCTCCGTGTAGAAGGGCCGGAGCTGCATCGCCGCCTTCTTGTGCTCCGTCACGCTCGAGGTCATGAAGGGCAGCTCGAGCGGGCCCATCTCGAGGAGCACATCCGTCAGGTACGACGCGAGGATCGTGCCGACCTCCGAGCGCCCGTCGAGGACGGCGGGGATCAGCTCCGGCCCCGGGTAGAGCGAGGAAGCGGGGTGGACGCGGATCTCCATCCGGCCCTGCGACTTCTCCTTCACCTTGGCTGCAAAGGCGTTGTAGTTCACGGTGTGGTAGTAGGTCGGCGCCGCCACGGTCGGCAGGTTCCAGACTATCGGCTTGGCCTGGGCCAAGACGGGAGCGGGGGCGACTGCGGCCCCGCCGGCCACGAGGGCCACCGCCAGGGCCGCGAGAACCGTCACGTTGAGCGTCTTCATCGATGTCTCCTCTCTAGAGGGGTTGAACGAGCCCGGTGATAATAGCAGGAAGGGCCGCTTCGGCCTTGCGCCTTTGGTCGTCGGCCGTCTCCCCACCCTTGCGGTGCGGGATCACGACCAGCTCGAGGTCAGGCAGGCCCTGAAGCCGCGCCTGGGTGCGCGCGGCCGTCTCGAAGTTGTCCCAGACGATGGTGACGGTGTGAATGCCCCGCTTCTCCAGCGCCGCGGCGTCGAGCACACTGCCCGACGTGCACGAGCCTCAGAGGCCGATGCCGACGATGGCGGCGTGCGCGCCCGCGGCGCCGTCGATGAGCTCGCGGGGCGAAGGCGCCGTGCCCGAGGGCTTGACGAGGCGCTCCACCTTGGCGCCGTGACGCTCGCCGAGGAGCGCTTCCAGGTGGGTGGTGAAGGGGATGTCGAGGTTGTCGTCCACGAGCGCGATCCGCGCGCCCGCGAGCGACTGTGGGCGCGTCTTGGGTGGGCGCGGCGTGTCTGCGGCCGGCCACACCGGAACTAGAATCTCCATGGCGAAATCTCCTATCTGCCGGGGCGTCGAACCTGTCGGGTGACGGCAAATCCGCCAAAGCCGCCCCAGCCGGGCAGCACCGCGGCGAAGTAGCTCCTGCCTCCGGCGACCACGATGTGAATGTCCTCGGGCGTCGGCGTGACGGGCAGCCGCGTCGTCGGGTTGTCCAGGTCGTAGCGCAGCGGGTAGCGGCCGGCGTCGCGCTCCATCTTCCTGAATTGCTCGTGGATCACGCCGCAGGCGCGCACGTCGGACAGCGGCCGCCGCGCGTGCTCCCAGAGGTAGAGGCGCACGTCCTGCTTCGACCAGCCGCGCTTGGCGAACTCTTCGGCGTTGAGCGGGTTGAGCGTCACGAGCGTCTGCCCCATGACGTGCATGTTGTTGTTGCCGAGCGAGCACATCGAGTCGGCCAGCACGTGGAGCATCTCCTCGGGCGTGCCGTAGCAGAAGACGCTGTGCGGCCCCTCGCAGGCGAAGACCGTGACCGCATCCGAGCCCGCCGGGCAGCCGCGCTCCACGTGGAGCGGCTGCCAGGGGTTGTCCTCTTCTTCTTCAGCGATGCAGAAGGCGTACTCGCCGGGGTGCGAGAGCGTCGACTTGTCGGTGTCCCACGGGACGGCGCCGCCCAGGTTCCACAGCGCCAGCCTCACCGCCCGGCCGACCGCCGCGTTGGCGCGGTAGCCATTGCCGAAGACGCCGTCGCGCGAGTTGAAGCCCAGCTCGCGCGCGATGGGGCCGTTGACGATGACGAGCGAGACGCACATGTGCGTGGTCTGGCTGACGCCGTTGAGATTGTGCGCGGGGTCCATCATCGCTTCCATCGCAGCCAGCACCACCGGGAAGTGCTCGGGGCGGCAGCCGCCCATGACCGCGTTGATGGCGAGCTTCTCGACCGTGGCTTCCCCGCCCTTGGGAGGGACCGGCCCCAGGCTCGCCTGGGGATCGCGCCCAACGTAGGCGATCAGGGCCTCGACGCGCTTGCGCGTCGGCAGGACCACCGGAAGCCCGTCGGTCCAGCCGCGCTCGAAGAAGAGCTCGACGGCCTGCTCGTAGTCGTCGAGCGACAGCGACTCGGAGACGAG includes the following:
- a CDS encoding TRAP transporter small permease; the protein is MIGRASKAAALLSGLATLALAVLISFDVLMRYFFNRPQLIVDEVAPFLLILVIFGAAAQTFRVGGHVRVDLITSHLRPVVRAWLRALNLAIGIVFLAVVIWVTAQSALTAYRYGRVSAVMLYPLWVFMLLIPAGLLLMALCMAGTLRRQLIAVLGPRAGRDEVPPSPEVG
- the dctP gene encoding TRAP transporter substrate-binding protein DctP, producing MKTLNVTVLAALAVALVAGGAAVAPAPVLAQAKPIVWNLPTVAAPTYYHTVNYNAFAAKVKEKSQGRMEIRVHPASSLYPGPELIPAVLDGRSEVGTILASYLTDVLLEMGPLELPFMTSSVTEHKKAAMQLRPFYTEMLAKKGLKLLVISTWPSQQIFSTVPIRTVADWQGKKIRVYGADSANITRILGGSPVNIAFGEVYSALEKKTVDGAMTSATNAEPMKFFEVAKYLDYWFLAGAAQEWLVANQKAWDALPKDLQQIVLDSIKETNLEEKEWQDAMAFDERTRKRLPELGMTVVDPPKEELEKARKAAKAAWDTWLQRTGADGKRGMDLALKALGR